Proteins encoded within one genomic window of Merismopedia glauca CCAP 1448/3:
- a CDS encoding purine-cytosine permease family protein, producing MTRSSEAVTKLQRSKRHYNSWVVNETLEDYSLRYAPRSFRRWSEFTVANTALGGISYLADFAIGGSIAISSGFTNSFWAILVSAIIIFVTGVPISYYAARYNIDMDLLTRGAGFGYIGSTLTSVIYASFCFIFFALEGAIMAQAIEIYFGLPLVWGYLLCTVAIFPLVVFGMTLLAQMQVWTQPIWLSRTAQINQGM from the coding sequence GTGACGCGAAGTTCAGAGGCAGTTACTAAGCTACAGCGATCCAAAAGACACTACAACTCTTGGGTAGTTAATGAAACATTAGAAGACTATTCTCTACGTTATGCGCCGCGATCGTTTCGCAGGTGGTCGGAATTTACAGTTGCTAATACAGCATTGGGAGGAATTTCTTATCTTGCCGATTTCGCTATTGGTGGCTCGATCGCCATTAGTTCGGGATTCACTAATTCGTTTTGGGCAATTTTAGTCTCAGCAATTATCATTTTTGTGACAGGTGTGCCGATTTCCTACTACGCTGCTAGGTACAACATCGACATGGATTTGTTGACTAGAGGCGCAGGATTTGGCTATATCGGTTCGACTTTAACTTCCGTAATTTACGCTTCTTTTTGCTTTATTTTCTTTGCCCTAGAAGGGGCAATTATGGCTCAGGCGATCGAGATTTATTTCGGTTTGCCCTTGGTTTGGGGTTATTTACTCTGCACCGTTGCCATTTTCCCATTAGTTGTCTTCGGGATGACTCTACTAGCCCAAATGCAAGTATGGACGCAGCCAATTTGG